One window from the genome of Gemmatimonadaceae bacterium encodes:
- a CDS encoding amidohydrolase family protein — MIIDFHNHFYPPEYLDALRTGDSAVRVTDDADGNPCIHYPGDFNVAVRGHRDIAYRQDVLDAAGVSKQVITLTTPGTHVETPATAVKFARLVNDAFARVIQERGAHFTALATLPLNDPSASVAELRRAMTQLHLPGAMLFSNVNGVALADERFWPLYEEANRLNAVLYIHPTDPVGVEAMTDYWLMPLVGFPFDTTLAAAKLVFSGVVERFPNIRWVLTHMGGAIPYLAERLDRGFHAFPDCRAHIDRPPSEYLRRFYYDTVNFDPDAMKLALAFAGPAHLLAGSDYPHQIGSIPKMLESLRALPVSDAERAAIMGGNAAVLLRLG, encoded by the coding sequence ATGATCATCGACTTCCACAATCACTTCTACCCGCCCGAATACCTCGACGCCCTGCGCACCGGCGACAGTGCCGTGCGCGTGACCGACGACGCCGACGGGAACCCCTGCATCCACTATCCCGGCGACTTCAACGTGGCGGTGCGCGGGCACCGCGACATCGCCTATCGCCAGGACGTGCTCGACGCGGCGGGGGTGAGCAAGCAGGTGATCACGCTCACCACGCCGGGCACGCACGTGGAGACGCCGGCCACGGCCGTGAAGTTCGCGCGCCTGGTGAACGACGCCTTCGCGCGCGTCATCCAGGAGCGCGGCGCGCACTTCACGGCGCTGGCCACGCTGCCGCTCAACGATCCCTCGGCGTCGGTGGCCGAGTTGCGCCGGGCGATGACCCAACTGCACTTGCCGGGCGCGATGCTGTTCAGCAACGTGAACGGCGTGGCCCTGGCCGACGAGCGGTTCTGGCCCCTGTACGAAGAGGCCAACCGGCTCAACGCCGTGCTCTACATCCACCCCACCGATCCGGTGGGCGTGGAAGCGATGACGGACTACTGGCTGATGCCGCTCGTCGGGTTCCCGTTCGATACCACGCTGGCGGCCGCGAAGCTCGTATTCAGCGGCGTGGTGGAGCGGTTCCCGAACATCCGCTGGGTGCTCACGCACATGGGGGGTGCCATTCCCTATCTGGCCGAGCGGTTGGACCGCGGGTTCCACGCGTTCCCCGATTGCCGGGCCCACATCGACCGGCCGCCCAGCGAGTACCTGCGCCGGTTCTACTACGACACGGTGAACTTCGATCCCGACGCCATGAAGCTCGCGCTGGCGTTCGCCGGGCCCGCGCACCTGCTAGCCGGCAGCGATTACCCGCACCAGATCGGCAGCATCCCGAAGATGCTCGAGAGCCTGCGGGCGTTGCCCGTGTCCGACGCCGAGCGCGCCGCGATCATGGGCGGCAACGCGGCGGTGCTGCTCCGGTTGGGCTAG